The Atlantibacter hermannii genomic interval GCAGGGGATCGCGGGGCAAGGCGCGTTTAACGCCAACTGGCAGGAAGGGCTTAAAAAACTCAGCTTTAGCGAACTGCAACTCAGCGCTAACGACAGCCAGCTCAGCGGCAACGGCAGCGTGATGTTGAAAAAGGATCCTGAATGGCTGCTGAATCTGGCCTTCGCGAAGCTGAATCTTGAACAACTGCTGGCAACGCAGCCGTCGGGCGCGACGCCGGTGGCGCAGCAGGCGCAAAAGCAAAACGTGCTACCGCGCCCGCTGATTGCGGATAATGCCTCCACGGAGGATTACTCTGCGCTGCGTGGTTTCAAGGCCCAGGCGACAATCAGCGCGCAAAGCGTGCTGTGGCGCGGGCTGAATTTCACCAATGTGCGTGCGGCGTTAACCAACAACAGCGGTTTGTTGACCCTCTCCACGCTGGAAGGCAACCTGGGTACCGGGCATATTTCGCTGCCGGGGAGCTTTAACGCTAAACCGCAGGCGGCCCAGGCATCGTTTTCGCCGGTTATCCAGAATGTTGAAATCAGCCAGATCCTGAAAGCGTTTAACTACCCGATTGCCCTAAGCGGCATGCTGTCGATGACCGGCGATTTTTCCGGCCCGCAAATCGACGCGGCGGCGTTCCGCCAGAACTGGCAGGGCCAGGCAAAGGTAGAAATGACCAACTCACGGCTGGAGGGGATGAATTTCCAGCAGATGATCCAGCAGGCGGTTGAACGCAATAACGGTTCTGTGAAAGCGCAGCAGTTTGAGGAAAACGCCACCAAACTTGAGTCGTTTACCACTGATGTTTCTCTTGACCACGGCAAGCTGGTCCTGAATCACATGGAAGGGCGCTCATCAATGCTGGCGCTGAACGGGCAGGGCACCATGGATCTGGTAAGCGAGCAGTGCGATACCCTGTTCCAGGTCCAGGTCGTCAATGGCTGGGAAGGTGAGGGAAGCCTGGTGGAATTTCTCAAGTCGACGCCCATCCCGCTACGGGTGTATGGCTCCTGGCAGCAGTTGAATTACTCGCTGCAGGTGGATCAGGTGTTGCGTAAACATCTGCAGGAAGAAGCCAAACGACGGTTGAATGACTGGGCTGACCGTCATAAAGACAGCAGTAAATCGAAAGATGTGAAAGAACTGCTGAAAAAAATGTAATGAAAAACGGGCCGACTGGCCCCGTTGATTTATCTGTTTATCAGAATTGCCAGCACCGGATGGCTTCGCCATTAATCAATAACTGGCGATGTTCATCAGGCGGCAGTGTGACCGTCAGTTCGCGCCAGGCAGGGCGGTAATCGCCGCGAGTGGAAATTGTCAGGCGGATTGTGGCGGCGTCGCACGCCATTTCCCATTCCAGCCACAGCGCATTACCTTCCTGATATCCCCAGCTTTCGCCATCGTCTTCAAACAGCAGGCCGCAACGTGTTCCCGCACCTTTCAACGGGAAGAGCTTCAGTTCGCGTGTCGTGTCTTCCGCCGGGCTGGTATGAGCCAGGCGTGCGCTCAGGGGAAGCCCGGCACCGGCGCGTACCAGCAGCGGCAGGGTTTCAAGCGGTGCTGCCAGCGTGATCCACTGCCCGCCGCTGTACCAGACGCCGGTGTAAAAATCGTACCAGCCTTCGGTGTTGGCGGGCAGCCACAGCGTCCGTTCCCGCGCACCGGGTTCAACCACGCTGGCGACCAGCAGATCTTTACCGAGCATAAACTCATCGCACTCTTCAAACGTCTGCGCATCGTGTTCGTGATCGAGGAATGTCGGGCGCAACATTGGTTCATCATCGGCATGGGCTTGCCAGAGCAGGGTATAGAACCACGGCAGTAAGCGATAACGCAGTTCAATGGCGCTGCGGATGGCGGGCGTGATGGCCGGGTACATCCAGGGTTCATTGACTGTGTGATCGTCATTCCATGAATGGATAGTGAAACGAGGATGCATCACGCCATTTTGTACCCAGCGAACAAACAGCTCCGGATCCGGACGATCGCCGGAAAATCCGCCGACGTCATGACCGACGTTATAGAGCCCGGAAAGGCTCATCCCGACGCCCATACGGGTGTTAAAGCGTAGCGTTTCCCAACTGGTGCGGTTATCCCCGCTCCAGGTTTGCACATAACGCTGCATCCCGGCGCAACCGGAACGCGAAATCAGATACGGACGTTTGTCTGGCGCAAAGCGTTGTTGCGCTTCCAGCGAGGCGCGCATCATCAAAAGCGGCATGACGGGGCGAATATGCTTAATGGCGATGGGCGTCCCGAAACCGTGGCAGCGAGCCTCGCTGTCCCACACCTCAAACTCATTATTATCATTCCAGGTGGAATCAATGCCCATTTCCAGCAGTTGCGTGGTGACCCCCTCCTGCCACCATGCAATGGTGTCCGGGTTGGTAAAATCCAGGTTGGAACCTTCGTCATCCCAGAAGCTGGAGCGTTCCGGCTGGCCCGTTTCTGAATCGCGAATAAACAGGCCTTTTTCCGCCACTTCGTGATAGCGCGGATGATCCTGCAACAGACAGGGCTTGATATTGGCCGCCAGCCGCAAACCGGCATCGTGAAACGCCTGGCTCAGCGCTTTCGGCTGCGGCACTTTGTCGTAGTTCCAGTTAAACACGTAGCGTTTGTTATTGATGGAGGTATAACCCGATGACAACTGGAACGAATCGCAGGGGATCGCATGTTCCTTGCACAGACGGATGAAATTCATCAGCTGCTGCTGGGCATCGGGCGCATCGGTGTAATGCATGGTCGAACCGCTGTAACCCAGGCTCCATTTCGGGCCAAAGAGCGTTTTGCCGGTCAGACGAACAAACGCTTTTGTAATATCCACCACCCGCTCGCCGACGAACAGGTAATAATCGATGTCCCCGGCTTCCGCCTGCCAGCGACGGTACGGACGGTGATAGTTGTCGATCTCGTTGCCGAGGCCAAACCAGCAGCTACTCAGGTTGTCGTAAAACAGCCCGAAACTGACCTTCTCGCGTTTGGTGATGGTAAACGGGATATGTTTATACAGCGGATCGGTATGGGCGGCGTTGTAACCCATGGCATCCAGGTTACGCATTTCATAACGTTTACCGGTTCGCTGCAGCGGGCCTGCCTTTTCACCCAGCCCGTAATAGCGATCGCCATCCAGACGATGTTGATAATGCGCCACCCCGTCGCCGTGGGGGTTAATCAGATAAGCGCTGGTAGACCGGTCGCTGGCCAGCAACTGCCACTCGCCGTGCGTATCCCGGTAATGCCATTCCAGCCACAGCGGCTGATGCACCGTCACCCGCAGGGTATCGGTGGCGATGACCAGACACTCATCCGTTTCTTCTATGCTGTAACCCGGCAGGGAAAAGCCGCTGAGATCGTCACGGCTGCGGCCTTCCCAGGGCACGTCCTTTTCCGGTGCGATACTCCAGGTCTTCTCCAGCGCCCAGCCGGTATTGCGGGAAATCGCCACGCGAAATAACCCTTTTTCCAGCACATACAGCGCCAGCCGGTAACGATGATCAATTTGCAGCGTGACATGTGAAGCGTCTGCATTCAGCAGCGTCCAGTGTTTTGAGGGTTTTCATAATGTCCCTTAGTTTCAGGCGCGACGTGCGCGGCGTTCAGCGATAAATACCACCAGGAAGAAAGCCCCGATGAGATCGAAGAAACCCATAGCGATAAACAGCGGGTTAAAGCCGATTTTGTCGGCGGTCACGCCGATAAGCAGCGAGAAGAGAAAGCTGGCGATCCAGGCGCAGGAGCCGCGCATGCCGTTTACGGTCGCCATCTGGCCTTTATCAAACGACTCCACCACCAGCGCGCTGAGCATGCAGGAGATGATTTGGTGCCCGAAGCCGCCAATGGAAATCAAAATAATGGTGATGTACGGATCGCGGGTCAGGGCGACAATCGCCAGCGAGACCATTAAGAATGCGCCGGTCACCGAACTGGCGACCACGGAATTCACGCGGCTGCAACCGAAGAGACGCGTATACAGACGGGTTAAATAGCCGCTGGCAACGCTGCCGAGATCGGCGGCGAGAAACGGCAGCCAGGCAAACATGGCAATCTGTTTTAAATCCATACCGTGTTCTTTCGCCAGATACAGCGGCACCCAAAAACTCATCACTGCCCAGGCTGGTTCTGCCATAAAGGCAGGGATGGCGATCCCGTAAAAGCGTTTGTTTTTGCCAACGGTTTTCAGTGCGGTAAAGAAGGGGAGTTTTACAGCGGGCGGTTCATTATCCTGCTGTATATACGCCAGTTCTTCTTTGCTGAGGTTAGGGTGCTGTTCCGGATTATGGTAGAACAGCCACCACAGCAGCACCCACAGCAACGCCAGGACACCGGTGAACATAAACGCGCCCTGCCAGCCAAACGACGCGTGGGCAAAATAGATAATCGGCGGGGCCAGCATGGCACCGATGGAAAAGCCGACCCGGCCCAGCCTGCGGCTACCGGGCGCTCCTTTTTCGGAAACCATTCCCGAGGGTTTTCGCGTTGGCAGGCGTTGCGGCGGCTTCCGCGCCGCCCATAACAAAACGCATCATCGCCAGTTGCACCCAGCTTCCCGCCCCGGCGTGGAAAATACAGGTTAATGCCCAGATGGAAGCGCAAATCAAAAATCCCAGCTTTAAGCCAATCACGTCAATCAGCCAGCCGCACAGCGGCTGGAACAGGGTATACGCCAGCTGGAAAGCGCCCACTATCCATGAATACTGTTCGGTAGTAATCCCCAGGCTGGCCTTCAGTTCCGGGGCCAGAATGCCCAGCGAGTTGCGGGTTATGTAGTTAACGGTGACACCCATTAAAAACAGGACCAGCACCCACCAGCGCAGGTTTTTCACTATGCGCCGTGTTTTGCCGGCGGCTAATTCCTCATTCACACCCTGACTCATAACACTCTCCAGAAAACGTTGATACGATTAATTGGTATAACAACTTTCGGATTGGGTTAACCATTGCATCCCTGCGCCTGATTTATCCCCGGATTAAGTGATGTTATTTATGGCGATATCGCTTTAT includes:
- the asmA gene encoding putative outer membrane assembly protein, whose protein sequence is MRRLLTTLMILLVVIIAGLCALVLLVNPNDFRDYMVRQVDARSGYQLKLEGPLRWHVWPQLSILSGRMTLTAPGASQPMVTAENMRLDVKLLPLLSHQLHVRQVMLKGAVVQLTPESEARRPKDAPIGPQGSVTPDDTDHGWSFNISRLKVADSVLVFQHEGDEQVTVRNLNLDMDQDENRHAQVDFSARVLRDQRTLDLSFNAALNVAEYPENLAANVSNLQYQLQGADLPPQGIAGQGAFNANWQEGLKKLSFSELQLSANDSQLSGNGSVMLKKDPEWLLNLAFAKLNLEQLLATQPSGATPVAQQAQKQNVLPRPLIADNASTEDYSALRGFKAQATISAQSVLWRGLNFTNVRAALTNNSGLLTLSTLEGNLGTGHISLPGSFNAKPQAAQASFSPVIQNVEISQILKAFNYPIALSGMLSMTGDFSGPQIDAAAFRQNWQGQAKVEMTNSRLEGMNFQQMIQQAVERNNGSVKAQQFEENATKLESFTTDVSLDHGKLVLNHMEGRSSMLALNGQGTMDLVSEQCDTLFQVQVVNGWEGEGSLVEFLKSTPIPLRVYGSWQQLNYSLQVDQVLRKHLQEEAKRRLNDWADRHKDSSKSKDVKELLKKM
- the yicI gene encoding putative glucosidase, producing the protein MLEKGLFRVAISRNTGWALEKTWSIAPEKDVPWEGRSRDDLSGFSLPGYSIEETDECLVIATDTLRVTVHQPLWLEWHYRDTHGEWQLLASDRSTSAYLINPHGDGVAHYQHRLDGDRYYGLGEKAGPLQRTGKRYEMRNLDAMGYNAAHTDPLYKHIPFTITKREKVSFGLFYDNLSSCWFGLGNEIDNYHRPYRRWQAEAGDIDYYLFVGERVVDITKAFVRLTGKTLFGPKWSLGYSGSTMHYTDAPDAQQQLMNFIRLCKEHAIPCDSFQLSSGYTSINNKRYVFNWNYDKVPQPKALSQAFHDAGLRLAANIKPCLLQDHPRYHEVAEKGLFIRDSETGQPERSSFWDDEGSNLDFTNPDTIAWWQEGVTTQLLEMGIDSTWNDNNEFEVWDSEARCHGFGTPIAIKHIRPVMPLLMMRASLEAQQRFAPDKRPYLISRSGCAGMQRYVQTWSGDNRTSWETLRFNTRMGVGMSLSGLYNVGHDVGGFSGDRPDPELFVRWVQNGVMHPRFTIHSWNDDHTVNEPWMYPAITPAIRSAIELRYRLLPWFYTLLWQAHADDEPMLRPTFLDHEHDAQTFEECDEFMLGKDLLVASVVEPGARERTLWLPANTEGWYDFYTGVWYSGGQWITLAAPLETLPLLVRAGAGLPLSARLAHTSPAEDTTRELKLFPLKGAGTRCGLLFEDDGESWGYQEGNALWLEWEMACDAATIRLTISTRGDYRPAWRELTVTLPPDEHRQLLINGEAIRCWQF
- the exuT_2 gene encoding putative sugar transporter produces the protein MVSEKGAPGSRRLGRVGFSIGAMLAPPIIYFAHASFGWQGAFMFTGVLALLWVLLWWLFYHNPEQHPNLSKEELAYIQQDNEPPAVKLPFFTALKTVGKNKRFYGIAIPAFMAEPAWAVMSFWVPLYLAKEHGMDLKQIAMFAWLPFLAADLGSVASGYLTRLYTRLFGCSRVNSVVASSVTGAFLMVSLAIVALTRDPYITIILISIGGFGHQIISCMLSALVVESFDKGQMATVNGMRGSCAWIASFLFSLLIGVTADKIGFNPLFIAMGFFDLIGAFFLVVFIAERRARRA
- the ybl163 gene encoding ybl163, giving the protein MSQGVNEELAAGKTRRIVKNLRWWVLVLFLMGVTVNYITRNSLGILAPELKASLGITTEQYSWIVGAFQLAYTLFQPLCGWLIDVIGLKLGFLICASIWALTCIFHAGAGSWVQLAMMRFVMGGAEAAATPANAKTLGNGFRKRSAR